From Thamnophis elegans isolate rThaEle1 chromosome 12, rThaEle1.pri, whole genome shotgun sequence, one genomic window encodes:
- the SLITRK2 gene encoding SLIT and NTRK-like protein 2, whose amino-acid sequence MQKGVWLLSVFTVAGIAPTTESRKPAKDICSKSRCPCEEKENVLNINCENKGFTTVGLLLPPPSKIYQLFLNGNAFARLYPNEFVNYSNAVTLHLGYNDMEEIRTGAFLGLRILKRLHLNNNKLEILREDTFLGLESLEYLQADYNYIAAIEAGAFSKLNKLKVLILNDNLLLSLPSNVFRFVLLTHLDLRGNRLKMMPFAGVLEHIGGIMEIQLEENPWNCTCDLLPLKAWLDTITVFVGEIVCETPFRLHGKDVTQLTRQDLCPRKGVGEANPREKYPPHSDTHLQRFPPTVNSAVGATRAPKASRPPKTRNRPTPRVTVSKDRQIFGPIMVYQTKSPVPLTCPNLCACTSQSSDNGLNVNCQEKRIGNISDLHPKPTSPKKLYLTSNYLQTIYKSDLVDYPSLDLLHLGNNRIAVIQEGAFSNLTSLRRLYLNGNYLEVLYPSMFEGLHSLQYLYLEYNVIKEILPRTFDALGNLHLLFLNNNLLRSLPDHVFGGTTLTRLNLRNNHFSHLPVQGVLDQLSALIQIDLQENPWDCTCDIMGLRYWIEQVTEQNNQQSGSPVVINEVVCDSPAKHAGEHLKTLSKEVICPENPNLLDSSLLSLNLNTDMPSAFSIFPSAFPEMRTEVPLSVLILGLLVVFILSVCFGAGLFVFVLKRRKGLPSVPSSANNLDVSSFQLQYGCYNSEAHEKAEGHVYNYIPPPVGDMCQNPIYMQKEGDPVAYYRNLHEFNYSNLEPKKDDSTSFAFTITAADMLEKQSFSREPELLYQNLVERVKELPSGSMVQYNFCTLPKRQFAPSYESRRQNQDRLNKTVLYGTPRKYFTELSKPDLPLLHGKLQAEPDYLEVLEKQTAISQL is encoded by the coding sequence ATGCAGAAGGGAGTTTGGCTGCTGAGCGTGTTCACAGTAGCTGGGATCGCGCCGACCACGGAGAGCCGCAAGCCTGCCAAAGACATTTGCAGCAAGAGCCGCTGCCCTTGCGAGGAGAAGGAGAACGTGCTGAATATTAATTGTGAAAACAAGGGATTTACCACCGTCGGCCTCCTCCTGCCTCCCCCGTCCAAGATCTACCAGCTCTTTCTCAACGGGAATGCCTTCGCCCGGCTCTACCCCAACGAGTTCGTCAACTACTCCAATGCCGTGACGCTCCACTTGGGTTACAACGACATGGAAGAGATTCGAACGGGGGCCTTCCTGGGCCTTCGGATTCTTAAGAGGCTGCACCTCAACAACAACAAGCTGGAGATCCTGCGGGAGGACACCTTCCTCGGCTTAGAGAGCCTGGAGTATCTCCAGGCCGACTACAACTACATCGCTGCCATTGAGGCGGGCGCTTTCAGCAAACTCAACAAGCTGAAGGTGCTGATCCTCAATGACAACCTGTTGTTATCCCTCCCTAGCAACGTCTTTCGTTTTGTCCTCCTGACCCACCTGGACCTTAGAGGGAACCGGCTAAAAATGATGCCTTTTGCTGGCGTCTTGGAGCACATCGGAGGGATTATGGAAATCCAGCTGGAGGAGAACCCGTGGAACTGTACCTGTGACCTCCTGCCTCTCAAAGCCTGGCTAGATACCATCACGGTCTTCGTTGGGGAGATTGTGTGCGAGACCCCTTTCCGGTTGCACGGCAAAGATGTCACCCAACTCACCAGGCAGGACCTCTGCCCCCGAAAAGGTGTGGGCGAGGCCAACCCAAGGGAGAAATACCCTCCCCACTCAGACACACACCTCCAGAGGTTTCCCCCAACAGTTAACTCTGCTGTCGGGGCCACCAGGGCTCCCAAAGCCAGCCGCCCACCCAAAACCAGGAACCGTCCAACCCCACGGGTCACCGTGTCTAAAGACCGGCAGATTTTTGGGCCCATCATGGTTTATCAAACGAAATCTCCCGTGCCCTTAACTTGCCCAAATCTTTGCGCTTGCACCTCACAAAGTTCTGACAATGGGTTGAACGTCAACTGCCAGGAGAAAAGGATTGGCAACATCTCTGATCTCCACCCCAAGCCCACCAGCCCAAAGAAACTCTATTTGACAAGCAATTACTTGCAAACGATCTATAAAAGTGATCTCGTGGACTATCCATCCCTGGACTTGTTACATTTGGGAAACAATAGGATCGCTGTGATCCAAGAAGGTGCCTTTTCTAACCTCACCAGTTTACGCCGGCTTTATCTCAACGGTAACTACCTTGAGGTCTTGTATCCTTCCATGTTCGAAGGGCTCCACAGCTTACAGTATCTCTATTTAGAGTATAACGTGATTAAAGAGATCCTGCCACGCACCTTTGATGCGCTGGGCAATCTTCACCTCCTCTTTTTGAACAACAACCTCTTGAGGTCCCTGCCGGACCATGTCTTTGGAGGCACCACCTTGACTAGACTCAACCTGAGAAATAACCATTTCTCGCATCTTCCCGTGCAAGGTGTCCTCGACCAGCTTTCGGCCCTAATTCAGATCGACCTTCAAGAAAACCCTTGGGACTGTACTTGTGACATCATGGGCTTGAGGTACTGGATAGAACAAGTCACCGAGCAAAACAATCAGCAGTCAGGAAGTCCGGTGGTCATCAACGAAGTGGTCTGTGACTCTCCTGCCAAGCACGCTGGAGAACATCTCAAGACCTTGAGCAAAGAGGTCATCTGCCCCGAGAACCCCAATCTCTTAGATTCTTCTCTCTTGTCCCTCAATCTGAACACCGACATGCCATCAGCCTTCAGTATCTTCCCCAGCGCCTTTCCGGAAATGCGGACCGAAGTCCCCCTCTCCGTCTTAATTTTGGGCCTTCTGGTTGTGTTTATTTTGTCGGTCTGCTTCGGGGCTGGGCTCTTTGTCTTTGTTCTCAAGCGCCGCAAGGGGCTGCCAAGCGTGCCCAGCAGTGCCAACAACTTGGACGTCAGTTCCTTCCAACTGCAGTACGGGTGCTACAACAGCGAGGCCCATGAGAAAGCGGAAGGGCACGTCTATAATTACATCCCACCTCCCGTTGGCGATATGTGCCAGAATCCAATCTACATGCAGAAGGAAGGAGACCCCGTCGCTTACTACAGGAACCTCCACGAGTTTAACTACAGTAACCTGGAGCCGAAGAAGGACGACTCTACCAGCTTCGCCTTCACCATCACCGCGGCGGACATGTTGGAGAAGCAGTCCTTTTCCAGAGAGCCCGAACTGCTGTATCAAAACTTGGTGGAGAGGGTGAAGGAGCTGCCCAGCGGAAGCATGGTCCAATATAATTTCTGCACCCTCCCCAAAAGGCAGTTTGCCCCTTCCTACGAGTCCAGGCGACAAAACCAAGACAGGCTCAACAAAACGGTTTTGTATGGGACTCCGAGGAAGTATTTTACGGAACTCTCCAAACCCGATCTCCCTTTGCTGCACGGAAAGTTGCAGGCCGAACCGGATTACCTCGAAGTGTTGGAAAAACAAACTGCCATTAGTCAGTtgtga